The proteins below come from a single Macaca fascicularis isolate 582-1 chromosome 9, T2T-MFA8v1.1 genomic window:
- the SFR1 gene encoding swi5-dependent recombination DNA repair protein 1 homolog isoform X2 — MAEGEKNQDFTFKMESSSDSAVVLPSTPQASANPSSPCTNSSRKQPMSATLRERLRKTRSSFNSCYNVVKRLKVESEENDQTFSDKPASSTEENCLEFQESFKHIDSEFEENTNLKNTLKNLSVCESQSLHSGSCSALQNEFMNENLPKQRLNDEKAKLVKQVQEKEDLLRRLKLVKMYRSKNDLSQLQLLIKKWRSCSQLLLYELQSAVSEENKKLSLTQLIDHYGLDDKLLHYNRSEEEFIDV, encoded by the exons ATGGCGGAGGGAG agaaaaaCCAAGATTTCACTTTCAAGATGGAAAGTTCGTCAGACTCAGCTGTGGTTTTACCTAGCACTCCTCAGGCCTCTGCGAATCCATCATCTCCCTGTACAAATAGTTCACGAAAACAA CCTATGAGTGCAACACTTAGAGAAAGATTAAGGAAAACAAGATCTTCATTTAATTCCTGTTACAATGTGGTGAAACGTCTTAAAGTAGAGAGTGAAGAAAATGATCAGACCTTTTCAGACAAACCAGCATCTTCCACAGAGGAAAACTGTTTGGAATTTCAAGAAAGTTTTAAACACATAGATAGTgaatttgaagaaaatacaaatttgaaaaatactttgaaGAATCTCAGTGTCTGTGAATCTCAGTCACTTCATTCTGGATCATGCAGTGCTCTCCAAAATGAGTTCATGAATGAGAATCTTCCTAAACAAAGATTAAACGATGAAAAAGCCAAATTGGTGAAGCAGGTTCAGGAGAAAGAAGACCTTCTTCGGAGGCTAAAACTAGTCAAAATGTATAGATCAAAG aatgATCTGTCTCAGTTACAGTTGTTAATAAAGAAGTGGAGAAGTTGTAGCCAGCTGTTGCTTTATGAGTTGCAGTCAGCTGTGTCTGAAGAGAACAAGAAACTGAGCCTTACTCAATTGATAGACCACTATGGGTTAGATGATAAATTGCTGCACTATAACAGAAGTGAAGAAGAATTTATAGATGTTTAA
- the SFR1 gene encoding swi5-dependent recombination DNA repair protein 1 homolog isoform X1 has protein sequence MKILVVPLWEEKNQDFTFKMESSSDSAVVLPSTPQASANPSSPCTNSSRKQPMSATLRERLRKTRSSFNSCYNVVKRLKVESEENDQTFSDKPASSTEENCLEFQESFKHIDSEFEENTNLKNTLKNLSVCESQSLHSGSCSALQNEFMNENLPKQRLNDEKAKLVKQVQEKEDLLRRLKLVKMYRSKNDLSQLQLLIKKWRSCSQLLLYELQSAVSEENKKLSLTQLIDHYGLDDKLLHYNRSEEEFIDV, from the exons ATGAAAATCTTAGTGGTCCCTTTGTGGGAAG agaaaaaCCAAGATTTCACTTTCAAGATGGAAAGTTCGTCAGACTCAGCTGTGGTTTTACCTAGCACTCCTCAGGCCTCTGCGAATCCATCATCTCCCTGTACAAATAGTTCACGAAAACAA CCTATGAGTGCAACACTTAGAGAAAGATTAAGGAAAACAAGATCTTCATTTAATTCCTGTTACAATGTGGTGAAACGTCTTAAAGTAGAGAGTGAAGAAAATGATCAGACCTTTTCAGACAAACCAGCATCTTCCACAGAGGAAAACTGTTTGGAATTTCAAGAAAGTTTTAAACACATAGATAGTgaatttgaagaaaatacaaatttgaaaaatactttgaaGAATCTCAGTGTCTGTGAATCTCAGTCACTTCATTCTGGATCATGCAGTGCTCTCCAAAATGAGTTCATGAATGAGAATCTTCCTAAACAAAGATTAAACGATGAAAAAGCCAAATTGGTGAAGCAGGTTCAGGAGAAAGAAGACCTTCTTCGGAGGCTAAAACTAGTCAAAATGTATAGATCAAAG aatgATCTGTCTCAGTTACAGTTGTTAATAAAGAAGTGGAGAAGTTGTAGCCAGCTGTTGCTTTATGAGTTGCAGTCAGCTGTGTCTGAAGAGAACAAGAAACTGAGCCTTACTCAATTGATAGACCACTATGGGTTAGATGATAAATTGCTGCACTATAACAGAAGTGAAGAAGAATTTATAGATGTTTAA
- the SFR1 gene encoding swi5-dependent recombination DNA repair protein 1 homolog isoform X3: MESSSDSAVVLPSTPQASANPSSPCTNSSRKQPMSATLRERLRKTRSSFNSCYNVVKRLKVESEENDQTFSDKPASSTEENCLEFQESFKHIDSEFEENTNLKNTLKNLSVCESQSLHSGSCSALQNEFMNENLPKQRLNDEKAKLVKQVQEKEDLLRRLKLVKMYRSKNDLSQLQLLIKKWRSCSQLLLYELQSAVSEENKKLSLTQLIDHYGLDDKLLHYNRSEEEFIDV; this comes from the exons ATGGAAAGTTCGTCAGACTCAGCTGTGGTTTTACCTAGCACTCCTCAGGCCTCTGCGAATCCATCATCTCCCTGTACAAATAGTTCACGAAAACAA CCTATGAGTGCAACACTTAGAGAAAGATTAAGGAAAACAAGATCTTCATTTAATTCCTGTTACAATGTGGTGAAACGTCTTAAAGTAGAGAGTGAAGAAAATGATCAGACCTTTTCAGACAAACCAGCATCTTCCACAGAGGAAAACTGTTTGGAATTTCAAGAAAGTTTTAAACACATAGATAGTgaatttgaagaaaatacaaatttgaaaaatactttgaaGAATCTCAGTGTCTGTGAATCTCAGTCACTTCATTCTGGATCATGCAGTGCTCTCCAAAATGAGTTCATGAATGAGAATCTTCCTAAACAAAGATTAAACGATGAAAAAGCCAAATTGGTGAAGCAGGTTCAGGAGAAAGAAGACCTTCTTCGGAGGCTAAAACTAGTCAAAATGTATAGATCAAAG aatgATCTGTCTCAGTTACAGTTGTTAATAAAGAAGTGGAGAAGTTGTAGCCAGCTGTTGCTTTATGAGTTGCAGTCAGCTGTGTCTGAAGAGAACAAGAAACTGAGCCTTACTCAATTGATAGACCACTATGGGTTAGATGATAAATTGCTGCACTATAACAGAAGTGAAGAAGAATTTATAGATGTTTAA